In the genome of Pseudarthrobacter sp. IC2-21, one region contains:
- a CDS encoding flavodoxin domain-containing protein — translation MRMLVGYASAHGSTAEIAHRIAGALQRAGWAVDVKAVREIADPGAYDAVVLGSAIHNQAWLPEATEFVRRHQDVLRERPVWFFSVGMSGGLPRPLRKPARAAQDRTLAEALRDVVRPRGHRVFSGAAWQDQFPRSSRMLVRAMGIRFGDYRDWSEIDAWAVDIAEQLARGTSEATGRS, via the coding sequence ATGCGGATGCTTGTCGGATACGCCAGCGCACACGGATCGACGGCCGAGATCGCCCACCGGATCGCCGGTGCTTTGCAGCGGGCGGGCTGGGCGGTCGACGTCAAGGCAGTGCGGGAGATTGCCGATCCCGGTGCCTATGATGCGGTGGTGTTGGGCAGCGCGATCCATAACCAAGCGTGGTTGCCCGAAGCCACGGAGTTTGTCCGCCGCCACCAGGACGTTCTGCGCGAGCGGCCGGTGTGGTTCTTCAGCGTGGGAATGTCCGGCGGCCTGCCCCGGCCCCTGCGTAAACCGGCGCGCGCGGCGCAGGACCGCACGCTGGCTGAAGCGTTGCGGGACGTGGTCCGGCCGCGGGGCCACCGCGTGTTTTCCGGGGCTGCCTGGCAGGACCAGTTCCCGCGCTCGTCCCGGATGCTGGTCCGGGCGATGGGCATCCGCTTCGGTGACTACCGGGACTGGTCCGAAATCGACGCTTGGGCCGTGGACATCGCGGAGCAGTTGGCGCGGGGCACCAGCGAGGCCACCGGCCGCTCGTGA